The following nucleotide sequence is from Peribacillus sp. ACCC06369.
CGATGGTATTTGAAGAAACGTTTCGAGATTTGCCGCTAGAAGAGGTAATTGGGGACCGCTTCGGGCGTTATAGTAAATATATTATCCAGGATCGGGCACTGCCGGATGCAAGGGACGGATTAAAGCCAGTTCAGCGCAGGATATTGTATGCGATGCATGTAGAAGGAAATACACAGGAAAAAGGATTTAGGAAATCTGCAAAAACGGTCGGTAATGTAATTGGTAACTATCATCCTCATGGCGATTCATCTGTTTATGAGGCAATGGTCCGGATGAGCCAAGACTGGAAGCTGCGAAAGGTCATGGTTCAAATGCACGGAAACAACGGTAGTATTGATGGTGATCCGCCTGCTGCGATGAGGTATACAGAAGCAAGGCTATCATCGATTGCCTCCGAGATGTTACGAGATATTGAAAAAAGGACGGTCGATTTTGTACCGAACTTCGATGATACTTCGGAAGAACCTATTGTTTTGCCAGCGATGTTTCCTAACTTGCTTGTAAACGGATCCACAGGAATTTCTGCCGGTTATGCCACTGAAATCCCGCCACATCAAATAGGTGAAGTCATTGATGCTGCCATAATGCGAATCGATAAGCCTGAAGCGACAGTCGCTGACTTAATGACGGTCATTAAGGGGCCGGATTTCCCTACAGGCGGTATCATTCAAGGAATTGAAGGCATTCGTAAAGCCTATGAAACAGGTAAAGGGAAAATAATCATTCGCGGGTTGGCGGAAGTTGAAACGATTCGCGGCGGCAAACAGCAAATCGTCATCACTGAAATCCCTTATGAAGTCAATAAAGCGAACCTTGTCAAGAAAATGGATGAGTTCCGTCTTGACCGGAAAGTGGAAGGTATCGCTGAAGTAAGGGATGAAACGGACCGTACAGGACTGCGTATCGTCATTGAACTGAAAAAGGAAGCGGATGCCAATGGCGTCCTGCATTATTTATATAAAAATTCCGATCTTCAAATTGCTTACAATTTTAATATGGTCGCGATTTATAAAAAGCGGCCGACATTGATGAGCCTGCCAAAAATGCTAGATGCTTATATCGATCACCGTAAAGAGGTAATCGTGAACCGCTCCCGTTATGAGTTGCAAAAAGCTCATGACAGGGCACATATTGTCGATGGTTTAGTGAAGGCTTTATCTATATTGGATGAAGTCATCGCTGTAATCCGTGCCTCTAAAGATAAACGGAATGCCAAAGATAATCTCATCGCTAATTTCGCATTTACA
It contains:
- the parC gene encoding DNA topoisomerase IV subunit A, which encodes MVFEETFRDLPLEEVIGDRFGRYSKYIIQDRALPDARDGLKPVQRRILYAMHVEGNTQEKGFRKSAKTVGNVIGNYHPHGDSSVYEAMVRMSQDWKLRKVMVQMHGNNGSIDGDPPAAMRYTEARLSSIASEMLRDIEKRTVDFVPNFDDTSEEPIVLPAMFPNLLVNGSTGISAGYATEIPPHQIGEVIDAAIMRIDKPEATVADLMTVIKGPDFPTGGIIQGIEGIRKAYETGKGKIIIRGLAEVETIRGGKQQIVITEIPYEVNKANLVKKMDEFRLDRKVEGIAEVRDETDRTGLRIVIELKKEADANGVLHYLYKNSDLQIAYNFNMVAIYKKRPTLMSLPKMLDAYIDHRKEVIVNRSRYELQKAHDRAHIVDGLVKALSILDEVIAVIRASKDKRNAKDNLIANFAFTEAQAEAIVSLQLYRLTNTDITALEAEAAELKNKIEELTKILGSEKVLFQVIKKELRFIKKGFDDGRRSKIEKEIEEIKINLEVLIASEDVMVTVTKEGYVKRTSLRSYAASGGLDFGMKDSDRLLQRLEMNTTDVLLLFTSKGNFLYCPVHQLPDIRWKETGQHIANIIPIDREEQIIKAIPIKDFTLPQFLVFITKNGMVKKTEIASYKAQRHSKPLVGVNLKGDDELVDVHHTDGQADLFLVTHNGYGLWFDEEEVSVVGVRAAGVKGINLKEDDYVIGGKVLAKDSKESILIVTQRGAIKKMKLTEFEKTSRAKRGVVVLRELKSNPHRVIGFDTINKTDSLFILSEKGTIETIHAASLKNHDRYTNGSFVFDETVSGKAKELWKISLEDDSAIEQ